Proteins encoded within one genomic window of Bos indicus isolate NIAB-ARS_2022 breed Sahiwal x Tharparkar chromosome 23, NIAB-ARS_B.indTharparkar_mat_pri_1.0, whole genome shotgun sequence:
- the LOC139179064 gene encoding LOW QUALITY PROTEIN: olfactory receptor 5M5-like (The sequence of the model RefSeq protein was modified relative to this genomic sequence to represent the inferred CDS: inserted 1 base in 1 codon; substituted 1 base at 1 genomic stop codon): KNYTEVTEFILLGLTDRADLHPVLFVVFLVIYLITIVSNVGMILLIRTDSKLQTPVYFFLSHLTFVDLCYATNVTLQMLVHFLSKRKIISFLGCFIQLXFFIALVIXNYYMRTVMAYDRNMAICKALLYGGKISRGACLSLVAAPYSYGFANGLAQTILMLRLSFCGPNEINHFYCVDPPLLVLACSDTYVTETAMFVGAGSNLTCSLTIILIFYIFIFRAILHICSAEGRHKAFSTCGSHLTAVTVFYGTLFCMYLRPPSETSVELGKNVAVFYIFMSPMLNPLIYRLWNKDIKKAIRRMIQKKFFVK; the protein is encoded by the exons aaaaactacacagaGGTGACTGAGTTTATCCTCCTGGGACTGACAGATCGAGCTGACTTGCATCCTGTCCTTTTTGTGGTCTTCCTAGTCATCTACCTGATCACAATTGTCAGTAATGTCGGCATGATTTTGTtaatcagaactgactcaaagctTCAGACTCCAGtgtacttcttcctcagccaCCTCACCTTTGTAGATCTCTGTTATGCCACCAATGTCACTCTTCAGATGCTGGTTCATTTCTTATCCAagagaaaaatcatttcattCCTTGGCTGCTTTATACAGCTCTAATTTTTCATTGCCTTGGTGA GCAATTATTATATGCGCACAGTGATGGCTTACGATCGCAACATGGCCATCTGCAAAGCATTGTTATACGGCGGCAAGATATCCCGAGGTGCCTGCCTTTCTCTTGTTGCTGCTCCTTATTCTTACGGCTTTGCAAATGGTCTTGCCCAGACCATCCTGATGCTTCGTCTCTCCTTCTGTGGACCCAATGAAATCAACCACTTTTACTGTGTGGACCCACCTCTCCTAGTCCTGGCCTGCTCAGATACTTATGTCACAGAGACTGCCATGTTTGTGGGGGCTGGTTCCAACCTCACGTGTTCTCTCACCATTATCCTCATATTCTACATTTTCATCTTTAGAGCCATTCTGCATATCTGCTCTGCAGAAGGGAGGCACAAGGCCTTCTCCACATGTGGGTCTCACCTGACAGCTGTCACTGTATTTTATGGGACACTGTTCTGCATGTATCTGAGGCCCCCTTCGGAGACCTCTGTAGAACTGGGCAAAAATGTAgctgttttttatattttcatgagtCCTATGCTAAACCCTTTGATCTACAGACTTTGgaacaaagatattaaaaaagcaataagGAGAATGattcaaaagaaattttttgtCAAATAG